The sequence GTGAAGGCGCGACTCTGTACAACGAAAATGGCGAGCACGCGCTCAGCACCGACGCGCAATCTACATTGTATGTGGATGACGGCACAGGCAACCGTATTGCCTATGATGGTGCGCCGGAAGTTATGGGTACTAATGTGGACCGCTACAGCCTCACATCGACAAATTACAGTGGCTATTACCGCTTTGCCGAGCTGGATGCGGCGCGCTTAGATGCAAGCTATACATTCGAATTTAATCATTTGCGCAGCGTGGATTTCGGTGTTCGTGCAGCAACGCGCGATGTAAAACAGGATACCTGGGTAGGGGTGGGCATGCATACGAACGGCTATGCGGATCCATTCGTTGCACGCTGGAAAGACCCAAACACGCAAGCCCCGCTCACCGGCGAAAGTTACATTGATACCATTGCATTTAGTGACCCACGCCTTGCGGGCATGGTAACCGAAATTACTGATTTACAAGGCGTGACGGGTGTCGACAGCTTTTGGACAATAGATCCGAAAGCCATGGATAACCCTACCCGGTTTCATGAGCAGGTCTATGGTAATCAAGCGAAACTCGCCGATCCTTCGTTGACCTACAACTACAAAGAAACAACAACCAACTATTATTTCCAGGCAAATTTTGCCGGAGACATTGCTGCCAGCAGTATGACCTATGCGGCCAATATTGGTGTACGCGTGGTCGACACTGAAATGGACATACAGCAAACTGAAATTGCAACGGCGGAATATTTTACGCTTGGCGGCCAACAGTTTTTACCCGGCCCGGGTGCGCCGGCGATTGCCGGTGGCCAACTCGAAACCAATCGTCAATACACTGACGTACTGCCCGTGGCAAACGCCAGTATCGATCTAACCCCGCGCCATAAGCTGCGTTTCGCCTACGCTAAAAATATGAGTAATCACAATGCAAACAGCCTGGCCGGGGGTGTTTCAGTGACCCGCCTTATTGGTTGTGACATCACAACCTCGAGTGGCGAAGCGGTTTTTTGTGCGGTAAATGCCAACGCCAACGGCAACCCGAATCTAGATCCGTGGCGTTCAACAAATATGGACGTGAGTTGGGAATGGTATTTAACCGACCTGGCAATGGTAAACGTGGGGCTTTTCCAATATGAAATAGAAAGTTTTCCCGTACGCTCCACCTGGGAAGATCCAAACATTGCCGATTCCGATGGCGTCGTACGCGGTTGGGATTTAGAAACGGATGCACTTACCGGGACCGTTACAACCACGGGGATGGTGAACGGCGATGACGGTGGCACAATCGAAGGGCTTGAACTGGGTTATCAGCAGGAACTCAACGATCTTGTCGCCGACACGCCATTGGCCGGACTTGGTTGGCAATTAAATTATACCTATTCACCCTCTGAGAGTGGGTTGCGTGATTACTACGGTAAAGAGCTGGCTATGCTCGACAACTCCGAACACCAGTACAATGCCGTGTTGTACTACGAAAATTATAATTGGGAGGCACGCCTGGCCTACAACTGGCGCTCCGAACGGTTTATCAGTCAACGTACGGAATCTCCGGTGGTACTGGCGCGAATGGCAAAAGCGGTGGGCTATCTGGATGCATCTGTACGTTACTCGCCGTGGGAAAGTATCACCTTTTCGCTGCAGGCAACAAACCTGACCGAAGAGCATGCGGAAGAGTATTTGCAATGGCAGGATCTTGTCGATAAACGCTATTACAACGAACGGCGGATAACGCTGGGTGTGCAAATTCGAGAAGCGTTTTAACCCTGCGATATACGAGCTATTTTGACTATGAAAACTATCGTAATCTTGGTGCTGTTGCCGTTTGTTTCGCTGGCGGCTCTGGCAAATAAATTTGAAGGGCTCGCTCTGTCGCCGCCAATGGGTTGGAACAGCTGGAACACCTTCGGCTGCGACATTGATGAGGGCCTGATAAAGACCATTGCCGATAAAATGGTGGCCTCGGGTATGCGCGATGCGGGTTATCAGTACGTAAATATCGATGATTGCTGGCATGGCGAGCGCGATGAAAATGGCTTTATTCAGGCAGATAAAACCCGTTTTCCGTCCGGTATAAAAGCGCTCGCGGATTATGTTCACAATAAAGGTTTGAAACTGGGTATTTATTCCGATGCTGGCGATAAAACCTGTGGCGGGCGACCTGGGTCGAACGGCCATGAATATCAGGACGCGATCCAGTATGCCCGCTGGGGTATTGATTATCTGAAATACGATTGGTGCAACACCGAGAACCTTAGCGCCCCCGGCGCATATCGTACAATGCGCGATGCACTCGCAGCCGCTGGCCGACCAGTGGTGCTCAGTATCTGCGAGTGGGGTGACAATAAGCCCTGGTTGTGGGGCAAAGAGATGGGCCATCTTTGGCGCACCACAGGCGATATTATTAATTGCTGGGATTGTGAAGTGGACCATGGGAGCTGGTCGTCCTGGGGTATTTTGCGCATTTTGGATATGCAGGACGGGTTACGCCAGTACGCGGGGCCAGACCACTGGAATGACCCGGACATGATGGAAGTGGGCAACGGGATGAGCGAACACGAAGATCGCGCGCATTTTTCTATATGGGCGATGTTGGCCGCGCCATTGATTGCCGGCAACGACTTAAGAAGCATGTCAAAATCCACCCAAAAAATACTGACCCATTCAGATGTTATCGCGATAAACCAGGATGCGCTTGGGGTGCAGGCTTTTAAATATAAAACGCAGAACGATGTGGAGATTTGGTTTAAGCCCTTGCAGGATAAACAATGGGCAATGATGATTCTTAATCGGGGTGACAAAAAAGCCAGCGTATCGTTTGACTGGCGCAACGAAAACGTTGTTGATCCAGACTTTCCTGGCAACGGACAATTTTATACCGCGGGTTTTGCAAATTCCCGGTACACAATTTTCGATCTGTGGGCGAACAAATCTGCCGGCACGACAAAATCTTCGCTGCGTGTATCAGTGGAACCCCACGCGGTAAAAATGTATCGGTTGGAAAAAATCACCCGTGAAATTCATTAATAGATTGATGTGCCATCGCCAGACGTTTGCGGCTGTTGCATTGCTGTGTGTGTTTGCGGGGCAGGCGTTCGGTAGTTTCGATAACTACATTACCCGCGAGGGTTCGCGCCTGTATGATGGCGACGAGGTGTTTCGGTTTGCGGGTATTCACATGCCGGAGCTGCATCGCATTGAGGATGACGCAAAGGGGGTGTGCAAGGCCGATCCTCGGGGGTGGGGCCAATATTTTAAATGGCCGACACTGCAAGAGCAGGAGAACTGGATTAAGTCGCTGGTGCGCACCGGGCATAAAGCAATGCGGGTGTACGTATTGTCTGTTGCAACGCCTTTTGACAATGCCTGTGGTCGGGAAACCCACATACTCCCGCCGACAGAGCCGGGTGGTATGCCTGTGCTTAATGAAACCGCGATGCGGCATTACGACCGCTTGATTGCGCTGGCAGATGAATATCAATTGCGGTTGATTTTACCGTTTATTGATCACTGGCAGTGGTGGGGTGGCCGCGAGCAACTGGCCGCATTTTACGGCGAATCCGGCGATGATTTTTATCGTCTGGAAAGCCAGACATATAAGGCTTATACGCACATTATCACTCAGGTGCTTACCCGTAAAAATACCCTGACAGGGCGACCTTACAACCGCGAAAAGGCCATTATGGCGTGGGAAACTGGTAATGAACTCAAAGGATCGACGGCAGAATTTGTACGGGAAACAGCGGCGCTCATCAAGCGAATCGCACCAGACCAACTGGTAGTCGATGGTACCTATCTGAAAATCATTCCCGAATCCTTGACCGATCCAAACGTGGATATTATTTCCAACCATTTCTATACCACCAATAACAACAACCGGCCTGAACAGGTCAGTCTGGACCTTGCTGCCGTGGCTGGAAAAAAAGCCTACATGGTGGGAGAGTTCGGTTTGCGCGACGCGGCAGGACTACACGAAATAATGCAGGCTGTGGTTTTTGCTGACTACCAGGGGCACAAAGCTTCAGGTGCCTTTATCTGGGGAGGGCGCGGGCATCGCCACAACGGTGGGTTTTATTGGCACCGGGAGTACACCGGGCATTTTAGCTATCATCTACCCGGGTTCCCCGAGGGAGAGAGCAATCAGGAGCAAGCGGTTATTGATTTGGTTCGCCTCGCGCAGGCCCAACAAAACGGGCAGTCCAGCCCACCGCCGTTGCCAGTACCGGAACCTCCGGTTCTGCGTGAAATCACCGAAGCGGGCGCGTTGCGTTGGCTGGGAGCACCGGTCGGCCGGCACTATCGCGTCGAACGTTCTGTGCGCAGGCGTTGTTTGGGTTTTATTCCCTGCTGGAGCGAATGGATAACCCGCGCGTCCGGCCTGAGCGACGGCATTCAGCAATACGACCCGGCGCAAGCCCCGCTCTATCTCGATGAGCAACTTCCACCAGGTCTCTACCGTTACAGAGTTTTCGCAGGCAACGAAAGCGGCGAATCTGCACCCTCCAATATCCAGACTTTTCGCGTCGAACGCTGACGGTCGCTAAGCGACGGGTAAATCCTCAAAACTGCTAACAGTTCACAGCTGTCCCTTGCCAGACTTGTCGAACTGATGGCAATATCCCGCCATACGTATACATTGAATATCGTAAACAGGCTCTACCCATTTGACTCAAAAGGTCTAAGAGGTCGATAGAGCACAATTCTAAAAACAATAAAAATTACAATCGCGATGGCTAGAGTCCCTTTTGTCGTGCAAAAAGTCCGCTTTGCGGCGTCCCGCATCCAACAGTCCGCGGTAATTCGTAAACTATTCGCCGATGAACATAGTGCGGATATAAGAATGAGGGCAGCACAGCACACCCACTCCGGCGCTCATGAATGGCTGGACAAAATCGACCGCGATTACGGTATGCAGTTTTGGATACTGCAGCTCTTTGGCTGGACAGGCGTAGCCGTTTTCACCTTTCTATCGTTAACGCTCTACTACAACACCATTTACTGGCAGCACATCGTACACACCATTTTGCAATCGATAATTGGTTTGGCGGTGACTTTGCCTCTGCGTTGGATTTTCAAAGCGCTTTGGCAGAAAAACGTGGCGTTGCGCATATTCGTGACCGCCATGGCGGTCGTTGCCGGGGCAACCGTGTGGACGCTGCTACGCATGATTGCCTTTATGTGGCTCGATCACAAAGAAAACCTGCTTTCCACTGAGTTCGGTGGATGGTTCTATCCCAGCTTCTTTATTTTCTCATGCTGGGCTGCACTCTATTACAGTATAAAGCTTTACCAGGAGCGTCAGGCTCAGCTGGTGTTCTCACTTCGCCTCGATGCAGACCGGCGCGAGGAGCACCTCAAGCGCCTGGAGGCAGAAACCACGGCCAAAGAAGCGCAACTGAAAATGCTGCGTTATCAATTAAATCCGCATTTTCTCTTTAATACACTCAATGCTATTTCCGCGCTGGTTCATCTTAAAGAAAA comes from Teredinibacter turnerae and encodes:
- a CDS encoding TonB-dependent receptor — protein: MNITSQLFRRNALYVFISAAASAAPSHAQDTNRPETSDLARESSTKQVVEEVIVTGVRAAIEQSQDIKRTSSNIVDAITATDIGKLPDATITDSLQRIPGIQVVRSGGEGARVNVRGNGNVMTTLNGEQMISAGAITNVQPDFADIPATMVSGITVLKSPTASTAVGGITGTIDIQTHRPLTMDPGTTLSGKAELSQGSYTQENDPSVAFFAAHNFDNRIAASLNLSYSDSNLADYTVGSTGEDWGFVANENANFALGDAGVDANRDDLHAVQDSTSGLYAVGGSPADAYYAFQGHEATNKIINRERTGVNGSVEWALTDAVKLTGDVFYTDMDEHQYEASFVASQSWQGVTGWFDLQPGGATEHEMIRVDGDEYTVVDGANFASVQDAIWQSRRNMSHTETNWIQKQALNTNLQLAFDNGGPLTASVRYIHGEGKEDSELGVTDGYMNNGSQGGASVKGPGGVELGPANPWGYAGVPGYGYQLSVDDVTGAETWEKQTADYMVIPVGINYRAGQQNWNLPLFTSEGATLYNENGEHALSTDAQSTLYVDDGTGNRIAYDGAPEVMGTNVDRYSLTSTNYSGYYRFAELDAARLDASYTFEFNHLRSVDFGVRAATRDVKQDTWVGVGMHTNGYADPFVARWKDPNTQAPLTGESYIDTIAFSDPRLAGMVTEITDLQGVTGVDSFWTIDPKAMDNPTRFHEQVYGNQAKLADPSLTYNYKETTTNYYFQANFAGDIAASSMTYAANIGVRVVDTEMDIQQTEIATAEYFTLGGQQFLPGPGAPAIAGGQLETNRQYTDVLPVANASIDLTPRHKLRFAYAKNMSNHNANSLAGGVSVTRLIGCDITTSSGEAVFCAVNANANGNPNLDPWRSTNMDVSWEWYLTDLAMVNVGLFQYEIESFPVRSTWEDPNIADSDGVVRGWDLETDALTGTVTTTGMVNGDDGGTIEGLELGYQQELNDLVADTPLAGLGWQLNYTYSPSESGLRDYYGKELAMLDNSEHQYNAVLYYENYNWEARLAYNWRSERFISQRTESPVVLARMAKAVGYLDASVRYSPWESITFSLQATNLTEEHAEEYLQWQDLVDKRYYNERRITLGVQIREAF
- a CDS encoding sensor histidine kinase — encoded protein: MRAAQHTHSGAHEWLDKIDRDYGMQFWILQLFGWTGVAVFTFLSLTLYYNTIYWQHIVHTILQSIIGLAVTLPLRWIFKALWQKNVALRIFVTAMAVVAGATVWTLLRMIAFMWLDHKENLLSTEFGGWFYPSFFIFSCWAALYYSIKLYQERQAQLVFSLRLDADRREEHLKRLEAETTAKEAQLKMLRYQLNPHFLFNTLNAISALVHLKENSKAREMLVRLSEFLRFSLANDPKLQTSLEQELHALTLYLQIEQARFADRLSVRVEVTPEARRSAVPSLLLQPLIENAVKYGIANKEDGGEIKIQGFVAKGVLTIVVADDGPGFNSVEQTTSGRGVGLRNTRERLHLLYGDESRLDMRNRETGGAQVKLRIPHVLFNEC
- a CDS encoding glycoside hydrolase family 27 protein: MKTIVILVLLPFVSLAALANKFEGLALSPPMGWNSWNTFGCDIDEGLIKTIADKMVASGMRDAGYQYVNIDDCWHGERDENGFIQADKTRFPSGIKALADYVHNKGLKLGIYSDAGDKTCGGRPGSNGHEYQDAIQYARWGIDYLKYDWCNTENLSAPGAYRTMRDALAAAGRPVVLSICEWGDNKPWLWGKEMGHLWRTTGDIINCWDCEVDHGSWSSWGILRILDMQDGLRQYAGPDHWNDPDMMEVGNGMSEHEDRAHFSIWAMLAAPLIAGNDLRSMSKSTQKILTHSDVIAINQDALGVQAFKYKTQNDVEIWFKPLQDKQWAMMILNRGDKKASVSFDWRNENVVDPDFPGNGQFYTAGFANSRYTIFDLWANKSAGTTKSSLRVSVEPHAVKMYRLEKITREIH